The Streptomyces sp. NBC_00775 genome includes the window TCGGGGCCGGGACCGCCGGTCGGGTCGATCTTCTGCAGGGCGTTGATGAACTCGGCGAGTTCGAGGGCCGCTTGGACGGGATCGGCAAGGCCTTCGGTGGTCGCCGTCTCCCCCTCCAGCCACCGATACACGGACCAGGGGAAGGGGTATCCCTCCCCCGGCTCCCCCTTCGCCAGCGGTTCGGAAACGGGCAGCGGCAGATGGGGCGCGAGGCGCGGCAGCCACGTGTGCTCGCGTTCCACCTGGCCGACCCAGTGCGAGTAGCGCGGCAGGCGTACGGACAGGTCGTCGCCCAGCCGGAAGGTGGCGTTGTCCATGCCCGACAACGGGACGGGTGAGAGGGGCAGTTCGGCCCAGTGGGGGAACTGCGCCGCCAGCAGACGGCATACGAGATCGGTGTCGATCAGCACGCCGTCCATCCCAGCCGCCGGGCGGCCGGCTGTCCACTCAATTCCGGTGTGGTGACCCGTCCCTCCGGTTCACCGACGCCCGCCACTCCGGGGGTGACGCAGCGCTACGTCATTCCCGGGGCGGCAGCCGGTGCAGCTGTACGTCCGTCAGTTCACCCTCCGCCACAGTCGCCGTCATGTAGGTGCAGTGGGGCTGGCGGCGGCGGTCGGTCGGGGAGCCCGGGTTGAGGAGGCGCAGGCCGGTCGGTGCGGTCGTGTCCCAGGGGATGTGGCTGTGGCCGAAGACCAGGACGTCGAGGTCGGGGAAGCGCTCTGCGCAGCGGCGCTCGCGGCCCTGGGCGGCGCCGGTCTCGTGGACGACTCCGAAGCGCAGGCCGCCCAGGTCGGCGCGGGCGACCTCGGGGAGGCGGGCGCGCAGGGCCGGGCCGTCGTTGTTGCCGTACACGCCGAGGACCCGGCGGGAGCGGTCCTCCAGCAGGTCGAGGGTGGCGGTGTCCACCCAGTCGCCCGCGTGGATGACCACGTCGGCGAGCGGGAGTTCGGCCATGAGCTGCGCGGGCAGCTCCTTGGCACGCCGGGGGAGGTGGGTGTCGGACATCAGGAGCAGACGCACACCCTCAGGGTGTCACCCCAGGACCGTCTCGCAGGTGTCACTCCAGCAGGACGTCGCTCCACACCTGCTTTCCCCCGCTCACCGGCACCGTCCCCCAGGCCGCCGACATGGCCTCGACGAGAAAGATGCCGCGGCCGCCGGTGGCCTCCCAGCCGAGGTTGGTGGGCTTGATCGGTGTACGCGGCGAGTTGTCGGCGACCGAGATCCGCAGCCGGTGGTTGATCAGGGTGAGGTCGAGTCTGACCTGGCCGTCGGTGTGCACGAGGGCGTTGGTGACGAGTTCGGAGACGACGAGGAGCACGGCGTCCAGGTCGTCGCTCACGCCCCAGGCCCGCATGACGCGCCTGGTGTAGCGGCGGGCGTGCCGGACCGCCTCGGGGACGCGCCAGACGGTCCAGGTCTCGCGGCGCGGGCGGACCGCCATGCCGTCGTAGCGCATCAGGAGGAGGGCCACGTCGTCGCTGCGGTTGGCGCCCGTGAGCAGTGCGTCGGCCACGAGTCCGAGGTGGGCGGGGTCGGAGGCGGCCAGCTTCTCGGCGAGCCGGTTCAGGCCGTCCTCGATGTCGACCTCCACGGACTCGACCAGACCGTCCGTGGTCAGCGCCATGATCGTGCCGGGCTGGATCCGCAGCGGGCTCATGGGGAAGTCGGCCTGGGTGACGACGCCGAGCGGTGGCCCGCCTTCCGATTCGGGGATCTCCGTGCGGCCGTCCGGGTGGCGCAGCACCGGTGGCAGATGTCCGGCGCGGACGTACCAGGCGGAGCCCTCCTCCATGTCGACCTCGACGTAGCAGCAGGTGGCGAAGAGGTCGGTCTCCAGGTCCATGAGGAGACGGTTGGCGTGCGAGACCACCACGTCCGGGGGGTGGCCTTCGATGGCGTACGCGCGCAGGGCCGTGCGCATCTGGCCCATGAGGGTCGCGGCCGAGGCGTTGTGTCCCTGGACGTCGCCGATGACGAGGGCGACGTGGTTGTCGGGCAGCGGAATCACGTCGTACCAGTCGCCGCCGACCTCCAGACCTGCCGTGGTCGGCAGATAGCGGGCTACGGCGACCGCGCCGGGCAGCCGGGGCAGGCGGCGCGGGAGCAGGGTGCGCTGGAGCATGCCGATGAGTTCGTGTTCGGCGTCGAAGGCGTGGGCGCGGACCAGGGCCTGGCCCGCGAGGCCCGCGGCGGCGGTCAGCAGGGCGCGCTCTTCGGGGCCGAAGTCGTGCGGGGCGTCCCAGCCGATCAGACAGGCGCCGGCCATGTGTCCGCCGGCGGGCAGCGGCAGGATGGCGAGGCCGCCGGGGCCAACCTCGGCGAGCGCGGGTTCCAGGGGCGCCCCGGCGGGCCAGATGACGGGGCGCCCCTCGCTGAGGGCCGCGGCGAGCGTCGGCATGGAGCGGACGGGCGCGTCCGGCCACTCCGAGCGCCATTCGGTGCGCCACAGCTCGGGCCAGGACTCGGGCTCGGGCGGGTCGAGGACGGTGACGACGAGACGGTCGCCCTCCAGTTCGGCTAGGGCGATCCGGTCGGCCTGGAGGGGCTTGCGCAGGGCGGTGACCACGGCGCCGCCGACGTCACGGACGGTGCCCGCGGTGGCGAGGGCCGTGTCGAGCCGCTGCACGCGGCCCACATCGTTGACCCCGGAGCGCAGCTTCGAGGCGTCGGAGACCGTGCCCACCAGCCGCGCGGGGCGGCCCTCGCCGCCGGGCAGCAGGCGGGCCCGGAGCCGCAGCCACTTCTGTCCGCCGGAGGGCCCCAGGATCCGGAACTCCAGCTCGCGGTCCCCGAGGGACATGGGGTCCGGCTCCACCGCGGACATCAGCGAGGGCAGGTCCTCCGGCACCGTCATCGACAGCAGCGTCTCCACCTTGCCGTCGAATTCGTCCTGGCCGAGGCCGAACAGCTCCAGAATCTCGTCGCCGACCTCGACGTGCCCGGTGTCCATGGCGAGGCTGAACGAGCCTGCGTGCAGTTCCTCGGTGCCCTCCGCCGTCGCGGGCGGCGGACAGACGACGGCCTCGGCGAGCAGGCCCAGGCACTCCCGGTCGTCGGAGCCGAAGCCGTCCGGGTTCTCGGTGACGGCGACCAGGCAGCCGTCGTCCCGCAGTGGCAGCACGGCCAGTGAGAAGTCCTGGGACGGCAGCCGCCGGGCGTCGGCGCAGCGGCCGAGCTCCTCCGGCCCCAGCCAGAGGGGCTGTCCCGAGCGGTGGGCGTCCACCGCGGGGGACCCGCCGGAGAGCGGATAGCTGTCGCGCAGCCCGTACAGCGTCCTCGGCACCCCGGCGTACTCGGCCAGGTGCAGCTCGTCGCCGCTCTCGCTCGGTGAGTACACCGCGGCGAAGGCCGCGCCGCTGAAGACGAGCACCTGTTCCAGGACGCGGCGCAGCCGCTCGCGCGGGTCCCGTTCCGTGGTGAGCGTCTTGAGGGCAAGTTCGGCACGCAGCGTTCTCTTTCCGCGTTCCGCTGCGCCCTCACTGACCACGTCCGCAATTACAGCGCTTCCGGGACGCTCGCGCAGCCCCTGCGACCGTTCCGGGGCCGTCAGGCCTGCGCCGGAGCCCAGCCTCTCGAACGAAGCCGAACATGACTTTACGCATGCGTTCCGCACGGTGATCTCGTGACAGGTGTGACTGTCCGCGCCTCTGGCGGGCTGGAAGGCTCGGAATCACAGGGCCGAGGGGGAATGGCATGGACAAGCGGTACGAGGTGTACGCGCTGGCGGACCGGTACTTCTACGATTCGCCGGACCGGCCGGGCACGGGTGAGCGCGGTGCCCCGCCCTCGTACCCGACGGCGCTGCGTGAGGTGCCCGCGGGATGGCGTGCGGCGCGGATCGGTGACTGGCTGACACTCACGCCGGTCGACGACGACGGCACGCCGCGCTCCGGGCCCTCCCAGGGCTGGAAGGTCCACGCCTCCGCCACCCAGGAGAACGCGGACCGGATCGCCCAGGTGGTGTGGGACTACTGCGTGCCGCGGCTGATCCCGTTCAAGTTCGTGCCGGGTCCTCATCTGCTGCACCTGCGGAACACCAAGTACGCGGCCCGCGACACCAGCGGGAAGTTCGTCACGGTCTACCCGGCGGACGAGGAGCAGCTGCACCTCGTGCTGCGTGAGCTGGGCAGGCTCCTGGACGGCTTCGAGGGGCCGTACATCCTCACCGATCTGCGCTGGAACGACGGGCCGCTGTACGTCCGCTACGGCGCGTTCGCGCGCTCCTTCGTGGTCGACGAGCGCGGCTCGCTGGTCCCCGCGGTCCGGGACGGCGAGGGGCAGCTGGTGCCGGACCGGCGGCAGCCCTCCTTCCAGGTACCGGAGTGGGTGACGCTGCCGGCCTTTCTCGCGCCGCAGCTCGCGGCGCGCAACACGACGACGGTGGGCGAGCTGCCGTACCGCATCGAGAAGGCGCTGCACTTCTCCAACGGCGGCGGGGTGTATGTCGGCACCGACACCCGTGACGGTCGCAAGGTCGTCCTCAAGGAGGGGCGGCCGCACGCGGGGCTCGCCGCGGACGGGGCCGACGCGGTCGCCCGCCTCGAACGCGAGAAGGAGGCGCTGGAGCGGGTGTCGGGGCTGGATGTGGTGCCCGGGGTACGGGACTGGTTCACGCTCGGCGACCATCGCTTCCTCGTCATGGACTTCCTGGAGGGGCGGCCGCTCAACTCCTTCTTCGCCGAGCGGCATCCGCTGCTCACCCCGGAACCGGCCCCGGACGCCGTCGCCTCGTACACCGCGTGGGCGCTGCGCATCCACCGCGCGGTCGAGAAGGCCGTCGAGGCGGTGCACGCGCGCGGGATCGTCTTCAACGACCTGCATGTCTTCAACATCATGGTCGCGCCCGACGGGGAGTCGGTGTCCCTGCTCGACTTCGAGGCCGCGGCGCCGATCGAGGAGAACGGCCGTCAGGTGGTCGCCCATCCGGGCTTCTTCGCGCCGCCGGACCGGACGGGCCCGGCCGTCGACCGGTACGCGCTGGCGTGTCTGCGGCTCGCGCTGTTCATGCCGGTCACCACCTTGTTCGTGGTCGACCGCCAGAAGGCCGCCCATCTGGCGGAGGTCATCGCCGGGCAGTTCCCGGACATACCCGGGGAGTTCCTGGCGGCCGCGGTCGCCGAGATCACGCGGGACGGCGGCGGCCGGCGTGCGTCGGCCCCCGAGGACGGAACGGCCGGCACGCCCCTGCCGTCCGCCGTCCCTCGCGGGTCGGCCTCGTCGCGCTTCGCCACGCTCCCCGCTCCCGGCGACTGGCCGTACAGCCGCGACTCGATGGTCAAGGCGATCCTGGCCTCGGCGACACCGGAGCGCGACGACCGGCTCTTCCCCGGCGACATCGCCCAGTTCTCCGACGGCGGCGGGCTCGGGCTCGCGCACGGGGCCGCGGGCGTGCTGTACGCGCTGGCCGCGACCGGGGCGGGGCGCCACGAGGAGGGCGAGCGCTGGCTGCTCGACCACACCGACCCGGCGCCGGTCGGCACGCCGCTGGGCCTGTACGACGGGCTCGCGGGCGTCGCCTACGTCCTGGACCTGCTCGGACACCGGCAACGGGCCCTCGATCTGATCGACTCCATCCTCAAGGAGCGGTGGCAGAAGCTCTCCTCCGATCTCCACGGCGGGCTCGCCGGGTTCGGCCTGGTCCTTGGGCAGCTGGCCCGCACCACCGGCGAACCGGAGCTCGCCGAACGCGCCGCGGAGGCCACCCGCCTGCTCCTGGAGCGGCTCTCCGAACCCGGCCCCGACACCCCCCGGCGGCGCGCCGGCCTGCTGCGCGGCGCGAGCGGGCCCGCGCTCTTCCTGCTGCGCCAGTACGAGGCCACGGGCGCACCCGAGCTCCTCGACGCCGCCGCGCGGGCGCTGCGCCGGGACCTGGACCGCTGTGTCGTCCAGAAGGGCGGCGGTCTGGAGGTCGACGAGGGCTGGCGCACGCTGCCGTATCTCGGTGACGGCAGTGCCGGGCTGGGGATGGTCGTCGACGACTGGCTCGCCCACGGCGGGCGCGGCGCCGAGGAGTTCGAACGGGCGCGCGCCGGCATCCTGACCGCCGCGACCTCGCGCTTCTACGCACAGCCCGGGCTCTTCCAGGGCCGCGCCGGAATGGTCCTGCACCTCAGCCGCACCCGCGCGCCGGGCGCCACCGAGGAGCGGCTCGCCGAGCAGGTCGCCGGGCTCGGCTGGTTCGCGATGTCGTACCAGGGGCAACTCGCCTTCCCCGGGCACCAGATGATGCGGCTCTCCATGGACCTGGGCACCGGAACGGCAGGGTGCCTGCTCGCGCTCGGCGCGGCCCTCGACGGCGAGGTCCCGGCTCATCTGCCCTTCCTGCCGCCGCTCACGACGGCGGCCCCCACACGCGGCTCCGCAACCTGACGGAGTCGTGACGCAACCCCCCGTCCCCAATCAAGGGAAAGGACACGAGATGGCACTTCTCGACCTGCAGACGATGGAGTCCGACGAGCTGACGGGCGGCGGCGGCGCGAGCACCCTGAGCCTGCTCTCCTGCGTCTCCGCCGCGAGCGTTCTGCTCTGTCTCTGACAGCACGGCGCGGGTACGGCTCCGGGCGGTTCCCTCCCTTCACGGGAGGGGCCGCCCGGGGTCCGTCCGGCGCGAGGCACCCGGGATGCGAGACCTGCACCGCATGACGACACCCGCCGAAAGCCCCCCGCCCGCCGACACCTCCGTGCCGCTCCTGCGCGCGGCCGTCCGCCACAGCGGCCTGCGCTGCCTGGCCCTCGGCGCGGCGGCCACGGCCGCGACGGGAGCGAACCTGCTGCTGCCGGCCGCGCTGGGCCGCGCCCTCGACCTGCTGCTGACGGATCCCGGTGGGGCACGGGCCACGCGCTGGGTGCTGGGCTGCACCGGTCTGGTGCTGCTGCTCGCCGTGCTCGACGCGTGCGAGACCGTTCTCGGCGCCACCACGGACGCCCGGACCACCGCGTGGCTGCGCGACCGGCTGGTGGGGCATGTGCTGGCCGTCGGGCCGCGGGCCGTTCGCCGGTTCGGGCCGGGCGAGCTCGTGGCCCGGCTGGTCGGCAACGCCGCGCAGGCCGGAACCGCGCCCGCCGGCGTCGCCGCGCTGCTCGCCGCGTTCGCCGCACCGGTCGGCGCGATGGTGGCGCTCTGGCTCGTCGATCCATGGCTGGCGGCCGTGTTCCTCGGCGGCGCGCCGCTGCTCACCCTGCTGCTGCGGGCCCTCGCCCGCGACTCGTCCCAGTGCGTGGCGCGGTACCAGGAGGTGCAGGGCCAGATCGCGAGCGGTCTGGCGGAGGCGATCGGCGGGTTCCGTACGATCGCGGCCGGCGGGACCGCCGACAGGGAGGCGGCGCGGATCCTGCGCCCGTTGCCCGAACTCTCCCGCGCGGGCCACCGGATGTGGCGGGTCCAGGGGCGTGCCGCCGCGCAGGCGGTCGCCGTGGCGCCGCTTCTGCAGATCGGGGTGCTGGCCGTGTCGGGCGTCCTGCTCGTCCACCACCGGCTGACCGTCGGCGAGTTGCTCGCGGCGTCCCGGTACGCGGTGCTCGCGACCGGCGTGGGTGTCCTGGTCGGCCGGCTGTCGGGGCTGGTCCGGGCGCGGGCGGCGGCCCGGCGGCTCGGTGAGGTGCTGGGCGAACCGCCGACCGCGTACGGAACACGCCGACTGCCGTACGGGCAGGGGCGGTTGGAGCTGCGTGGGGTGACCGTGCGGCGGGGTGGGCGCACCGTGCTCGACGGAGTCGACCTGGTCGTGCCGGGCGGCACCACGCTCGCCGTGGTCGGGCGCTCGGGGTCCGGGAAGTCGCTGCTCGCGGCGCTCGCGGGCCGCCTGGCGGACCCGGACGACGGCGATGTCCTGCTCGAAGGGACACCCCTGCGCGAGCTGGACCGGAGCGAGCTGCGCCGTGCGGTCGGGTACGCCTTCGAACGGCCCGCTCTGCTCGGCGACACCATCGAGGACACCATCGGCTTCGGTGTCGCCGCCCCGGACCCCGACCGCATCACGGAAGCCGCCCGCACGGCCCACGCCGACACCTTCGTCCGCCGGCTGCCCCGGGGATACGCCACCCCCGTCGCCGAGGCTCCCCTCTCCGGCGGTGAGGCCCAACGCCTCGGTCTCGCCCGGGCGTTCGCCCACGACGGCCGGCTGCTCATCCTCGACGACGCCCTGTCGAGCCTCGACACGGTCACCGAACACCACATCAGCGAAGCGCTCTTCCGCAGCGCCACCAACAGCAGCCGGCTGATCGTCGCCCACCGGGTGTCCACGGCGGCGCGGGCGGACGCGGTGGTATGGCTGGACGACGGGCGGGTGCGGGCGCGGGGCTCGCATGCCGAGCTGTGGCAACTGGCCGGCTACCGGGGCGTGTTCGGGGCGGGCGACGCGCGCGGGCTCGGAGGCGGCTCATGACGGTGTACCGGCAAGGGCTGCGGTTCCTGCGCGACCGGTGGCGCGTGGTCGTACGACTGATCGCCTGGTCGGTGCTGGAGACGGGGCAGACCTTCCTCATGGGGTACGCCCTGGCGCGGGCCCTGGACGACGGGTTCCTGGCCGGGCGGACGGGCGCCGGGCTCGGCTGGCTGGGTACGGGCGCGCTCGCGGTGTGCGTCGGGGCGTTCGGGACGGGGCGGGTGTACGGGGCCGTCGCCGCGCTCGTGGAGCCGTTGCGGGACGCTCTGGTGCAGCGCGTGGTCGCCCGCGGGGTGCGGGAGGGGGACAGCGCCGCGTTGTCCGGGCTCACCCAGCAGGTGGAGATCGCCCGGGACACCTTCGCCGGCGTGGTGATGGTGTCGCGCTCGTTCCTGTTCACCGCCGCGGGCGCCCTGATCGGGTTGTTCTCGCTCGACCCGCTGCTCCTGGTCGTGGTCGCGCCGCCGCTCGCGGCCGGGGTGGCCCTCTTCGCCGCGACACTGCGGCCGCTGGCCCGCAGACAGGAGGTGTTCCTCGTCGCGGACGAGGCCCTCGCGGACCGACTGGGCACCGTCTGCCCGGGGTTGCGGGACATCACGGCGGGGGGCGCGGAACCGCGGGTCGCCGCCGCCGCGGGCGTGCGCATCGATGCCGAGCTGGGCGCGGCGCGGTCCCTGGCCCGCTGGGGGATTCTGCGGGTGGCGTCCCTCGCCGTCGGCGGGCAGCTCCCCCTCGTCCTCCTGCTCGCCACGGCTCCCTGGCTCCTGGACCACGGCGTGAGCGCGGGAGCGCTGGTCGGCGCCCTCGCCTACGTCACCCAGTCCCTCCTCCCGGCCCTCCAGAACCTGGTCCACGGCCTGGGCACCAGCGGCTCCCGCCTCGCGGTGGTGCTGCGCCGACTCGCTCCGGATCCGGCGGACCCCGCCGACGCGCAGGACCCGAAGACGACGCCGCGCCTCGCGGCCGTCCCGCGCCCGATCTCCCCGGCCCCTCTCGGGGAGAAAATGGACCCCGCCGCCGTACAGCGGCCGGAGGCGCCGCCGGCCGCCCCTGCACCCGAAGCCGCCGCCTCCCCGCCGCCCGGCGCGCGCCCCGCCCTGTCCCTCAGCGCCGTCACCTTCGCCTACGGCCCCGCCAGTGCCCCGGTCATCGACAACCTGGACCTCCTGCTCCCCCAAGGCACCCACCTGGCCGTCGTCGGTCCGAGCGGGATCGGCAAGTCGACGCTCGCGGGACTCGTCGCGGGGCTCCTGGAGCCGGGGCACGGCACGATCCGGGTGTGCGGACACCAGGTGCCCGGGAGCGGGGCCGCCGCGCACCGGGTCCTCATCCCGCAGGAGGCGTACGTCTTCACGGGGACGCTCGCCGAGAACCTGGGCCAGTCGCGGCCGGATCCCGTGCCGGAGGCGGAGCTGCTGGCGGCGACGGAGGCGGTCGGGCTCGCCGGGCTGATGGGGAGGCTCGGCGGTCCGACGGCCGAGGTGGATCCGGGGGCGTTGTCCGCCGGTGAGCGCCAACTGATCGCGCTGACCAGGGCGTATCTCTCGTATGCGCCGCTCGTGCTGCTCGACGAGGCGACCTGTCACCTGGATCCCGCGGCGGAGGCACGCGCGGAGCGCGCCTTCGCCGCGCGCCCCGGCGGCACGCTGGTCGTCGTCGCCCATCGGATCAGCTCGGCACGGCGTGCCGCGAAGGT containing:
- a CDS encoding metallophosphoesterase family protein produces the protein MRLLLMSDTHLPRRAKELPAQLMAELPLADVVIHAGDWVDTATLDLLEDRSRRVLGVYGNNDGPALRARLPEVARADLGGLRFGVVHETGAAQGRERRCAERFPDLDVLVFGHSHIPWDTTAPTGLRLLNPGSPTDRRRQPHCTYMTATVAEGELTDVQLHRLPPRE
- a CDS encoding SpoIIE family protein phosphatase, producing MVSEGAAERGKRTLRAELALKTLTTERDPRERLRRVLEQVLVFSGAAFAAVYSPSESGDELHLAEYAGVPRTLYGLRDSYPLSGGSPAVDAHRSGQPLWLGPEELGRCADARRLPSQDFSLAVLPLRDDGCLVAVTENPDGFGSDDRECLGLLAEAVVCPPPATAEGTEELHAGSFSLAMDTGHVEVGDEILELFGLGQDEFDGKVETLLSMTVPEDLPSLMSAVEPDPMSLGDRELEFRILGPSGGQKWLRLRARLLPGGEGRPARLVGTVSDASKLRSGVNDVGRVQRLDTALATAGTVRDVGGAVVTALRKPLQADRIALAELEGDRLVVTVLDPPEPESWPELWRTEWRSEWPDAPVRSMPTLAAALSEGRPVIWPAGAPLEPALAEVGPGGLAILPLPAGGHMAGACLIGWDAPHDFGPEERALLTAAAGLAGQALVRAHAFDAEHELIGMLQRTLLPRRLPRLPGAVAVARYLPTTAGLEVGGDWYDVIPLPDNHVALVIGDVQGHNASAATLMGQMRTALRAYAIEGHPPDVVVSHANRLLMDLETDLFATCCYVEVDMEEGSAWYVRAGHLPPVLRHPDGRTEIPESEGGPPLGVVTQADFPMSPLRIQPGTIMALTTDGLVESVEVDIEDGLNRLAEKLAASDPAHLGLVADALLTGANRSDDVALLLMRYDGMAVRPRRETWTVWRVPEAVRHARRYTRRVMRAWGVSDDLDAVLLVVSELVTNALVHTDGQVRLDLTLINHRLRISVADNSPRTPIKPTNLGWEATGGRGIFLVEAMSAAWGTVPVSGGKQVWSDVLLE
- the lanKC gene encoding class III lanthionine synthetase LanKC, which translates into the protein MDKRYEVYALADRYFYDSPDRPGTGERGAPPSYPTALREVPAGWRAARIGDWLTLTPVDDDGTPRSGPSQGWKVHASATQENADRIAQVVWDYCVPRLIPFKFVPGPHLLHLRNTKYAARDTSGKFVTVYPADEEQLHLVLRELGRLLDGFEGPYILTDLRWNDGPLYVRYGAFARSFVVDERGSLVPAVRDGEGQLVPDRRQPSFQVPEWVTLPAFLAPQLAARNTTTVGELPYRIEKALHFSNGGGVYVGTDTRDGRKVVLKEGRPHAGLAADGADAVARLEREKEALERVSGLDVVPGVRDWFTLGDHRFLVMDFLEGRPLNSFFAERHPLLTPEPAPDAVASYTAWALRIHRAVEKAVEAVHARGIVFNDLHVFNIMVAPDGESVSLLDFEAAAPIEENGRQVVAHPGFFAPPDRTGPAVDRYALACLRLALFMPVTTLFVVDRQKAAHLAEVIAGQFPDIPGEFLAAAVAEITRDGGGRRASAPEDGTAGTPLPSAVPRGSASSRFATLPAPGDWPYSRDSMVKAILASATPERDDRLFPGDIAQFSDGGGLGLAHGAAGVLYALAATGAGRHEEGERWLLDHTDPAPVGTPLGLYDGLAGVAYVLDLLGHRQRALDLIDSILKERWQKLSSDLHGGLAGFGLVLGQLARTTGEPELAERAAEATRLLLERLSEPGPDTPRRRAGLLRGASGPALFLLRQYEATGAPELLDAAARALRRDLDRCVVQKGGGLEVDEGWRTLPYLGDGSAGLGMVVDDWLAHGGRGAEEFERARAGILTAATSRFYAQPGLFQGRAGMVLHLSRTRAPGATEERLAEQVAGLGWFAMSYQGQLAFPGHQMMRLSMDLGTGTAGCLLALGAALDGEVPAHLPFLPPLTTAAPTRGSAT
- a CDS encoding SapB/AmfS family lanthipeptide; this translates as MALLDLQTMESDELTGGGGASTLSLLSCVSAASVLLCL
- a CDS encoding ABC transporter ATP-binding protein; its protein translation is MTTPAESPPPADTSVPLLRAAVRHSGLRCLALGAAATAATGANLLLPAALGRALDLLLTDPGGARATRWVLGCTGLVLLLAVLDACETVLGATTDARTTAWLRDRLVGHVLAVGPRAVRRFGPGELVARLVGNAAQAGTAPAGVAALLAAFAAPVGAMVALWLVDPWLAAVFLGGAPLLTLLLRALARDSSQCVARYQEVQGQIASGLAEAIGGFRTIAAGGTADREAARILRPLPELSRAGHRMWRVQGRAAAQAVAVAPLLQIGVLAVSGVLLVHHRLTVGELLAASRYAVLATGVGVLVGRLSGLVRARAAARRLGEVLGEPPTAYGTRRLPYGQGRLELRGVTVRRGGRTVLDGVDLVVPGGTTLAVVGRSGSGKSLLAALAGRLADPDDGDVLLEGTPLRELDRSELRRAVGYAFERPALLGDTIEDTIGFGVAAPDPDRITEAARTAHADTFVRRLPRGYATPVAEAPLSGGEAQRLGLARAFAHDGRLLILDDALSSLDTVTEHHISEALFRSATNSSRLIVAHRVSTAARADAVVWLDDGRVRARGSHAELWQLAGYRGVFGAGDARGLGGGS
- a CDS encoding ABC transporter ATP-binding protein — encoded protein: MTVYRQGLRFLRDRWRVVVRLIAWSVLETGQTFLMGYALARALDDGFLAGRTGAGLGWLGTGALAVCVGAFGTGRVYGAVAALVEPLRDALVQRVVARGVREGDSAALSGLTQQVEIARDTFAGVVMVSRSFLFTAAGALIGLFSLDPLLLVVVAPPLAAGVALFAATLRPLARRQEVFLVADEALADRLGTVCPGLRDITAGGAEPRVAAAAGVRIDAELGAARSLARWGILRVASLAVGGQLPLVLLLATAPWLLDHGVSAGALVGALAYVTQSLLPALQNLVHGLGTSGSRLAVVLRRLAPDPADPADAQDPKTTPRLAAVPRPISPAPLGEKMDPAAVQRPEAPPAAPAPEAAASPPPGARPALSLSAVTFAYGPASAPVIDNLDLLLPQGTHLAVVGPSGIGKSTLAGLVAGLLEPGHGTIRVCGHQVPGSGAAAHRVLIPQEAYVFTGTLAENLGQSRPDPVPEAELLAATEAVGLAGLMGRLGGPTAEVDPGALSAGERQLIALTRAYLSYAPLVLLDEATCHLDPAAEARAERAFAARPGGTLVVVAHRISSARRAAKVLVMDGQRVDLGDHEALLERSSLYRDLVGTWSRAGSEPPLPLRDPDGVDAVAGTGLPRDGRHVVAHGPVGQMETAGDLRDGGALGGEG